A single window of [Clostridium] hylemonae DSM 15053 DNA harbors:
- a CDS encoding sensor histidine kinase — protein sequence MEIKRKKKIYTVFLTYLGAFLAQSALLAAAAYIALNIMINTGFLQPAVYTLNRLEEGAKDIETAGRVGESMIPDGAAYGVYDEAGNYLYGNFEKKEQGTAWNCKENGETQKAFKTFYKFIEREDKETCIVRYDILAQFADPSLRKHLPNAEWLFCAVILALFLLQTAWTARKFGKYLSGRIRTLNEVTDRIRENNLEFDREYSDVREIDDVLGSLFTMKEALKTSLEEQWKSEELKKEQISALAHDIKTPLTVIRGNAELIHETARDGDVREYNRYVTESVKEIEDYLIILQDTLRTGNSGREEEKVLKAEAFLRQIVKKAEHLGKGKKIQVKASIHTEGADIRVQEEKLYRAFMNILSNAAEYTPKGGVITIEAAVKTGAGQAYVETIVCDSGPGFTGKELKAASEQFFQGDMSRHKKGHYGIGLYIADRFIRQQGGVMETGNCKVTGGARIKVRLPLWRR from the coding sequence ATGGAAATAAAAAGAAAGAAGAAAATATATACGGTATTTCTCACTTATCTCGGGGCTTTTCTCGCGCAGTCCGCGCTTCTGGCCGCCGCGGCTTATATCGCGCTGAATATAATGATCAACACGGGATTTCTGCAGCCGGCCGTGTATACCCTGAACAGGCTGGAGGAGGGCGCAAAGGACATTGAGACAGCCGGCCGCGTCGGGGAGAGCATGATACCTGACGGCGCCGCGTACGGCGTTTATGACGAAGCCGGAAATTATCTGTACGGTAATTTTGAGAAGAAAGAGCAGGGAACGGCGTGGAACTGTAAAGAGAACGGGGAGACGCAGAAAGCATTCAAGACATTTTACAAGTTTATAGAGAGGGAGGACAAAGAGACGTGCATCGTGCGCTATGACATACTTGCCCAGTTCGCGGATCCTTCCCTCCGGAAGCATCTGCCGAATGCAGAGTGGCTGTTCTGCGCGGTCATACTGGCTTTGTTTCTGCTGCAGACGGCGTGGACGGCGCGCAAATTCGGCAAATATCTGTCCGGACGGATCAGGACGCTGAATGAGGTGACGGACAGGATACGCGAGAATAACCTGGAGTTTGACCGGGAATACTCGGATGTCAGAGAGATCGATGATGTACTGGGATCTTTGTTTACGATGAAGGAGGCGCTGAAGACATCGCTTGAGGAGCAATGGAAGTCAGAGGAGCTGAAAAAGGAACAGATATCCGCGCTTGCACATGACATAAAGACTCCGTTAACGGTTATCAGGGGCAATGCGGAACTGATCCATGAGACAGCCCGTGACGGGGATGTAAGGGAATATAACCGGTATGTGACAGAGAGCGTGAAGGAGATAGAAGATTACCTGATCATTCTTCAGGATACACTTAGAACGGGGAACAGCGGCCGGGAGGAGGAGAAAGTGCTGAAAGCGGAGGCATTTCTGCGCCAGATCGTTAAAAAGGCGGAACATCTCGGAAAGGGAAAGAAGATACAGGTCAAAGCTTCCATACATACGGAGGGGGCAGATATCCGTGTACAGGAGGAAAAGCTGTACCGCGCATTTATGAATATCCTGTCCAATGCAGCAGAGTACACTCCAAAAGGCGGTGTTATCACCATAGAGGCAGCTGTAAAGACCGGGGCCGGGCAGGCGTACGTAGAAACCATCGTCTGCGACAGCGGGCCCGGCTTCACCGGGAAAGAACTGAAAGCTGCCTCCGAACAGTTTTTCCAGGGAGATATGAGCAGGCATAAAAAAGGTCATTACGGCATAGGGCTCTACATTGCGGATCGTTTTATCCGGCAGCAGGGGGGAGTTATGGAAACCGGGAACTGCAAGGTGACGGGAGGAGCCAGGATAAAAGTAAGGCTTCCGCTCTGGCGCCGTTGA
- a CDS encoding response regulator transcription factor has translation MLIRNALEKDGYMVDTVAVPEEVLHLDLSPYSLILLDVMMPGLDGYALCEEIRSGTDCPILFLTAKTGEGDITKGLGLGADDYITKPFGIGELRARVQAHLRRESRKRRHLMTVGDMQFLPGEKKALCGGQEIPFTKSEYAICEYLALHQGQVFSKERIYEHIFGYEKESDSTAITEHIKNIRAKCQPAGISPIETVWGIGYRWK, from the coding sequence ATGCTTATAAGGAACGCCCTGGAAAAGGACGGATATATGGTTGATACGGTGGCGGTGCCGGAGGAGGTTCTGCACCTTGACCTGTCACCGTACAGCCTGATCCTGCTTGATGTGATGATGCCGGGTCTGGACGGCTATGCACTGTGTGAAGAGATACGAAGCGGTACAGACTGCCCGATCCTTTTTCTTACGGCGAAGACTGGCGAAGGGGATATCACGAAAGGACTCGGCCTTGGGGCGGATGATTACATTACCAAGCCGTTCGGCATCGGGGAACTGCGCGCGAGGGTGCAGGCCCATCTGAGGCGGGAGAGCCGGAAGAGGCGGCATCTTATGACTGTTGGCGACATGCAGTTTCTGCCGGGGGAAAAGAAAGCGCTGTGCGGCGGGCAGGAGATACCGTTTACGAAGAGCGAGTACGCGATCTGCGAATATCTGGCGCTCCATCAAGGGCAGGTGTTTTCAAAAGAGCGCATCTATGAACATATCTTCGGGTATGAGAAGGAGAGCGACAGCACAGCTATTACGGAGCACATCAAAAACATCCGGGCGAAATGCCAGCCGGCCGGTATTTCCCCGATCGAAACTGTGTGGGGGATAGGGTACCGATGGAAATAA
- a CDS encoding lantibiotic immunity ABC transporter MutG family permease subunit has translation MRELTRLIQGEFIKMRHTKLLWMHIFVPAAGAAVFLLYYGYAPWSAEGKVQGYMESVAVAYPFLAGLVCAMSVELEEEGHMQTFLLSGRRKYRLFLGKWLALGLCSLAASAIAFPGFAAGYEFILRQNPYPAHFYILGWLALWGGQMVVYAFHLFLSLCFGKAASMAAGIVEAVLAALMLTGLGDGCWPVVPCAWSGRWSSYLLLYEAGDRGRWSAAARSLPAQMAVCAAAAVLITAGIFIWFHYYEGRQCEE, from the coding sequence ATGAGAGAACTGACGCGGCTTATACAGGGAGAATTTATCAAGATGCGGCATACAAAGCTGCTGTGGATGCACATTTTTGTGCCGGCGGCAGGCGCGGCGGTCTTTCTCCTTTATTATGGATATGCCCCGTGGAGCGCGGAAGGTAAAGTGCAGGGATATATGGAGTCTGTGGCGGTGGCTTATCCGTTTCTGGCGGGACTCGTCTGCGCCATGTCTGTGGAACTGGAAGAGGAGGGACATATGCAGACCTTTCTTCTGTCAGGCCGGAGAAAGTACCGTCTGTTTCTCGGGAAATGGCTGGCGCTTGGCCTCTGTTCCCTCGCGGCATCGGCCATCGCCTTTCCTGGGTTCGCGGCAGGATATGAATTCATATTAAGACAGAACCCGTATCCGGCGCACTTCTATATACTGGGCTGGCTCGCGCTCTGGGGAGGACAGATGGTGGTGTATGCCTTCCATCTGTTTTTGAGTCTTTGCTTCGGGAAGGCGGCGTCTATGGCTGCCGGTATCGTAGAAGCGGTCCTGGCCGCGCTTATGCTGACCGGTCTTGGGGACGGGTGCTGGCCTGTGGTCCCGTGCGCGTGGAGTGGCAGATGGAGCAGTTATCTGTTATTATATGAGGCAGGGGACCGGGGAAGGTGGAGTGCGGCGGCGCGGTCACTGCCGGCACAGATGGCGGTATGCGCAGCGGCGGCGGTACTTATTACAGCCGGGATCTTTATCTGGTTTCACTATTATGAAGGAAGGCAGTGTGAGGAATAG
- a CDS encoding lantibiotic immunity ABC transporter MutE/EpiE family permease subunit, with protein MSAFFRTYYAAEQLKCRHTLFSKLCYIMPALTVAAAFLLTGSYGAIDGYNWWYTSLLPGMLTIVCCMTGQADTKLEGRALTVLPVDLRRVWDAKVLVCIKAAVLGNLVLFAFVSAAQILTESVADMEMLAEVTLRQGALAALVMIGGCIWQIPLCLWANEKFGLYPALFANLALNVAGTVTGPLGERWYINPYSVTARAMCPLIKVLPNGLVAAEGNVTYSPELMDMKAVPIGMCVCLFWLVILWTASRMWYGKKGGETV; from the coding sequence ATGAGTGCATTTTTCCGGACCTATTATGCAGCGGAGCAGCTGAAGTGCAGGCATACGCTCTTTTCAAAACTGTGTTATATCATGCCGGCGCTCACGGTGGCGGCTGCCTTTCTGCTGACCGGAAGTTACGGCGCCATCGACGGTTATAACTGGTGGTATACATCGCTGCTTCCCGGGATGCTGACCATTGTATGCTGTATGACCGGACAGGCGGACACGAAGCTTGAAGGCCGCGCTTTGACCGTACTGCCGGTCGATCTGAGGCGTGTGTGGGACGCGAAAGTGCTCGTCTGCATAAAAGCGGCAGTCCTTGGGAATCTTGTGCTATTCGCATTTGTTTCAGCGGCTCAGATTCTGACGGAGTCTGTGGCTGACATGGAGATGCTGGCAGAAGTCACGCTGCGGCAGGGAGCTCTCGCCGCGCTCGTTATGATCGGAGGATGCATATGGCAGATTCCGCTCTGTCTGTGGGCGAATGAAAAATTTGGACTTTATCCGGCGCTGTTCGCCAATCTTGCGCTGAATGTGGCCGGCACAGTGACGGGCCCGCTTGGAGAACGCTGGTATATCAACCCGTATTCCGTGACGGCGAGAGCGATGTGCCCGCTGATCAAAGTATTGCCGAACGGGCTTGTGGCGGCGGAAGGGAACGTGACATACTCGCCGGAGCTTATGGATATGAAGGCAGTGCCGATCGGAATGTGCGTATGCCTGTTCTGGCTCGTCATTCTGTGGACGGCCTCCAGAATGTGGTACGGGAAAAAAGGAGGAGAGACGGTATGA
- a CDS encoding lantibiotic protection ABC transporter ATP-binding protein yields MERLLLETRDLCKSFKGHPAVSHVSLQVPEGCVYGLLGPNGAGKSTILKMLTGMMRPDSGEILFGGKAWSRENLRDMGALIETPPLYGNLSARENLLVRTKILGLSEERIEEVLFSVDLKDTGRKKARHFSLGMKQRLGIAAALIDSPRLLVLDEPANGLDPYGIQQLREMIRSFAQQGITVILSSHILSEVEQTADYIGILADGVLGFQGGMPKRGRLEETFMKTVGRGRKEAW; encoded by the coding sequence ATGGAACGATTGTTACTGGAGACGAGAGATCTGTGTAAGTCTTTTAAAGGGCATCCGGCGGTGTCCCACGTGTCGCTTCAGGTGCCGGAAGGATGCGTCTACGGGCTGCTCGGGCCGAATGGGGCGGGGAAGTCCACCATTTTAAAGATGCTCACCGGAATGATGCGCCCGGACTCCGGGGAGATACTGTTTGGCGGAAAGGCGTGGAGCAGGGAAAATCTGAGGGATATGGGGGCGCTGATCGAGACGCCGCCGCTGTACGGGAACTTGTCGGCGAGAGAAAATCTGCTCGTGCGCACAAAGATACTAGGGCTTTCAGAGGAAAGGATAGAGGAAGTGCTCTTTAGCGTGGACCTGAAGGATACAGGCCGAAAAAAAGCCCGGCACTTTTCCCTTGGGATGAAACAGCGTCTCGGTATAGCGGCTGCGCTTATTGACAGTCCCCGGCTGCTCGTACTGGACGAACCTGCCAACGGTCTTGACCCGTACGGCATACAACAACTGCGGGAGATGATACGCTCCTTTGCACAGCAGGGGATCACAGTCATCCTATCCAGCCATATACTGAGCGAAGTAGAGCAGACGGCGGACTATATAGGCATTCTGGCGGACGGCGTGCTTGGATTCCAGGGCGGTATGCCAAAACGGGGGCGGCTGGAGGAGACCTTTATGAAGACTGTGGGCAGAGGCCGGAAGGAGGCATGGTAA
- a CDS encoding PEP/pyruvate-binding domain-containing protein: protein MNWEEIRNRESLTAKESKYICNELMTTDIRMERLIVEHFTPEDYVRVKERSIGGGRIGGKACGLLLARKLIEVKTPQYVEHIAPHDSFFVGSDVFYQYLVDNDCMELRRRHMEEKEKFKEADELRGRISGGTFSQEVQEELRKVVRHYGDTPIIVRSSSFLEDGFGNAFSGKYESTFCMNQGSETERLKELTDAIRSVYASTMNPSAIEYRRRRKLLDTDEQMALLIQKVEGQKYDGFYMPVAAGMGCSYNPYKWMENMNPDAGMLRMVMGLGTRAVERTPGDYPRLVCLDRAQANLRTTVAERHKYSQRKVDVMDHETGTLGTRRLEEVIEALPGWQKKLVLSHDTDAEDMLAQRGVYKKVYFADCQGMVNNDGFIGLMKHILEMLEAEYGRPVDVEFAVNSFAKDEWKVNLLQCRPLQASVSEEIHIPEDKAEEFLFDVRRTSMRRSKTEKLDLIVWVDPRKYYEYPYAKKFSVARRIDEINQHFEEAEKKMLLLVPGRIGTSSPELGVPVVYANISEFCAICEVAYSEVGYHPELSYGSHMFQDLVEADVYYGAINDNSKTRCYQPGLLTQHRDIFQELWPNDSELNEIIKLYDVSDCHAELMLDAKQGRAVCRLGK from the coding sequence GTGAACTGGGAGGAGATCAGAAATAGAGAGAGCCTTACGGCTAAGGAGAGCAAATATATATGCAATGAATTGATGACGACGGACATACGGATGGAGCGGCTCATCGTGGAACATTTTACGCCGGAAGATTACGTCCGCGTGAAGGAGCGCAGCATCGGCGGCGGAAGGATCGGAGGCAAGGCGTGCGGCCTGCTGCTCGCCCGGAAGCTGATCGAGGTGAAGACACCGCAGTATGTGGAGCATATTGCGCCCCACGATTCCTTCTTCGTCGGCTCGGACGTGTTCTATCAGTATCTGGTGGACAACGACTGCATGGAACTGCGGCGGCGCCACATGGAGGAGAAGGAGAAGTTTAAAGAGGCGGATGAGCTGCGCGGGCGCATAAGCGGAGGGACATTTTCGCAGGAAGTGCAGGAGGAGCTGAGAAAAGTTGTCAGGCATTACGGGGACACTCCGATCATCGTCCGCTCCAGCAGCTTTCTTGAAGACGGGTTCGGAAATGCGTTTTCGGGTAAATATGAATCTACCTTCTGTATGAACCAGGGCAGCGAAACGGAGCGTCTCAAAGAACTGACGGACGCCATACGAAGCGTGTATGCCAGCACGATGAATCCGTCTGCCATCGAGTACAGGAGAAGAAGGAAGCTGCTGGATACGGATGAGCAGATGGCGCTTCTCATCCAGAAGGTAGAAGGGCAGAAATACGACGGGTTCTATATGCCGGTGGCTGCCGGCATGGGGTGTTCCTACAATCCGTACAAATGGATGGAGAATATGAATCCCGACGCGGGCATGCTCCGTATGGTCATGGGGCTCGGGACAAGAGCTGTGGAGCGAACGCCCGGCGACTACCCGAGGCTCGTGTGTCTGGACCGGGCGCAGGCGAACTTGAGGACGACCGTGGCGGAACGGCATAAATATTCACAGCGGAAGGTAGATGTGATGGATCACGAGACGGGTACGCTTGGCACACGGCGGCTGGAGGAAGTCATCGAAGCGCTGCCTGGATGGCAGAAGAAGCTCGTGCTCAGCCACGACACGGACGCGGAGGATATGCTGGCGCAGCGGGGCGTCTACAAGAAAGTGTATTTTGCGGACTGCCAGGGCATGGTGAACAACGACGGGTTTATCGGACTGATGAAGCACATTCTTGAGATGCTGGAGGCGGAGTACGGCAGGCCGGTGGATGTGGAGTTTGCCGTCAACAGCTTTGCAAAAGACGAGTGGAAAGTGAACCTGCTCCAGTGCAGGCCTCTTCAGGCAAGCGTTTCGGAGGAGATACATATACCGGAGGACAAGGCGGAAGAATTCTTGTTTGACGTGCGCAGGACATCCATGCGCCGCTCCAAGACAGAGAAGCTGGATCTTATCGTATGGGTAGATCCGCGGAAGTATTATGAATATCCGTATGCAAAGAAGTTCAGCGTAGCCCGCAGGATCGATGAGATCAACCAGCATTTTGAGGAGGCGGAGAAGAAGATGCTTCTGCTCGTGCCGGGGCGCATCGGCACCTCATCCCCGGAGCTTGGGGTGCCGGTCGTCTATGCCAATATCAGTGAATTCTGCGCGATATGCGAAGTGGCATACAGTGAGGTCGGATATCATCCTGAACTGTCCTACGGAAGCCACATGTTCCAGGACCTGGTGGAGGCCGACGTATACTACGGCGCCATCAACGACAACAGTAAGACAAGATGTTACCAGCCCGGGCTTCTTACACAGCACAGAGACATTTTTCAGGAGCTGTGGCCAAACGACAGCGAACTGAACGAGATAATAAAACTGTACGATGTATCAGACTGCCATGCAGAGCTTATGCTCGACGCCAAACAGGGCCGGGCCGTCTGCCGTCTGGGGAAGTAA
- a CDS encoding aminotransferase class I/II-fold pyridoxal phosphate-dependent enzyme, whose translation MNDTKKPNTSLQELKDQYEAARGKHLKLNMSRGKPSPGQLDLSNELLGPLDSFLTEDGTDARNYGILDGIPECRTLFADLLGLDRDRMIIGGNSSLSLMFDTVAALCLFGTGGNRPWQHYKYAGTPVKFLCPSPGYDRHFRICEELGIEMIPVPLSSEGPDMDLVTDLVRQDPLIKGMWCVPLHSNPEGVCYSDRVVEQLASMETAARDFRIFWDNAYGIHHIYEEVTLMNILDACEKHGHPERAYYFFSTSKITFPGAGVALIASGPDNIRELKGHMSAQIISYDKLNQLRHVKYFKTPDNIRAHMARLADELRPKFDLVLSKLEAELRGTGLASWSHPKGGYFISLNTLPGCAKRTVELAREAGVVLTDAGATYPYGRDENDSNIRIAPSYPSLGELDAAMDIFILCIKIAALETNKK comes from the coding sequence ATGAACGATACAAAGAAACCCAACACATCCCTGCAGGAGTTAAAGGACCAGTACGAAGCCGCCAGGGGAAAACATTTAAAACTGAATATGTCACGGGGAAAGCCGTCCCCCGGCCAGCTCGACCTGAGCAATGAACTGCTCGGTCCGCTGGATTCCTTCCTGACCGAGGATGGAACAGACGCAAGAAACTACGGTATCCTGGATGGGATCCCGGAATGCAGGACACTGTTCGCCGACCTGCTCGGACTGGACCGCGACAGAATGATAATCGGAGGGAATTCAAGCTTAAGCCTCATGTTTGACACTGTGGCCGCGTTGTGTCTCTTCGGCACAGGCGGCAACCGCCCGTGGCAGCATTACAAATACGCCGGGACTCCGGTCAAGTTCCTCTGTCCGTCCCCGGGGTACGACCGCCACTTCAGGATCTGTGAAGAACTCGGCATTGAGATGATCCCGGTACCGCTAAGCAGCGAAGGCCCGGACATGGATCTTGTGACCGATCTTGTCAGACAGGACCCTCTCATCAAAGGAATGTGGTGCGTACCGCTCCACTCCAACCCGGAGGGCGTCTGCTACAGCGACCGTGTGGTGGAGCAGCTTGCCTCCATGGAAACGGCGGCGCGTGACTTCCGTATCTTCTGGGATAACGCTTACGGGATCCATCACATATATGAAGAAGTAACGCTCATGAATATTCTGGATGCTTGTGAAAAGCACGGCCATCCGGAGCGGGCTTATTACTTCTTCTCCACGTCCAAGATAACGTTCCCCGGCGCCGGCGTCGCGCTCATCGCCTCCGGCCCGGACAATATAAGGGAGCTGAAAGGACACATGTCCGCGCAGATCATAAGCTACGACAAGCTGAACCAGCTGCGCCACGTAAAATACTTTAAAACGCCGGACAACATCCGGGCACATATGGCCCGCCTGGCAGACGAGCTCCGGCCCAAATTCGACCTGGTACTCTCCAAACTGGAAGCAGAACTTCGCGGTACCGGCCTCGCTTCCTGGAGCCATCCAAAGGGAGGATATTTCATCTCTTTGAACACGCTGCCCGGATGCGCAAAAAGGACGGTAGAACTGGCCAGAGAAGCCGGCGTCGTGCTGACGGACGCGGGGGCGACTTACCCATACGGAAGAGATGAAAACGACAGCAACATCCGCATCGCTCCGTCCTATCCGTCACTCGGGGAACTGGACGCGGCAATGGATATCTTTATCTTATGTATTAAAATCGCGGCACTGGAAACGAATAAAAAATAA
- a CDS encoding Glu/Leu/Phe/Val family dehydrogenase → MNNTYNPYDNVLKVVSEAANILGYTDSDIEALKYPERELKVAIPVRMDDGSTKVFEGYRIQHSTSRGPAKGGIRFHPDVNLDEVKALAAWMTFKCAVVNIPYGGGKGGVVCDPNKLSEDEIRAITRRFTAAIAPLIGPEQDIPAPDVGTNAAVMGWMMDTYSMLKGHCVHGVVTGKPIELGGALGRSEATGRGVMFTTKNVLKKLGIDPENTTVAIQGMGNVGSITAKLLHREGMKVVAVSDVSGGIYKESGLNIPEILDYLSQNRKNLLSGYEEDGMTRISNAELLELDVKVLIPAALENQINAANAERIRADIIVEAANGPTASEADDILAGKGVLVVPDILANAGGVVVSYFEWVQNIQSVSWTEETVNEKLKNIMDPAFEAVWDISRKNNGTLRTGAYLIAVKRVVEAKKARAIWP, encoded by the coding sequence ATGAACAACACATACAATCCATACGACAACGTATTAAAGGTAGTATCAGAGGCAGCTAATATCCTCGGCTATACGGACAGTGATATCGAGGCGCTCAAATATCCGGAGAGAGAACTGAAAGTAGCCATCCCGGTCAGAATGGACGACGGCAGCACAAAAGTATTTGAAGGTTACCGTATCCAGCACTCCACATCGAGAGGACCTGCCAAGGGCGGGATCCGTTTCCATCCGGATGTCAATCTGGACGAAGTGAAAGCGCTCGCTGCCTGGATGACCTTCAAGTGCGCGGTCGTAAATATTCCGTACGGCGGCGGCAAGGGAGGCGTCGTGTGCGACCCGAACAAATTGTCCGAAGACGAGATCCGCGCCATCACGAGACGGTTCACGGCAGCGATCGCGCCGCTCATCGGACCGGAACAGGATATTCCTGCTCCTGATGTAGGAACAAACGCCGCTGTCATGGGCTGGATGATGGACACGTACAGTATGCTGAAAGGCCACTGTGTACACGGCGTCGTGACCGGCAAGCCGATCGAACTCGGCGGAGCGCTCGGCCGCAGTGAGGCGACAGGCCGCGGCGTTATGTTTACGACAAAGAATGTATTGAAAAAGCTCGGCATAGACCCGGAGAACACGACCGTTGCCATCCAGGGTATGGGAAATGTCGGGAGTATCACGGCCAAGCTTCTTCACCGGGAAGGAATGAAGGTCGTCGCTGTAAGCGATGTATCCGGAGGCATCTACAAAGAGAGCGGCCTCAATATACCTGAAATTCTCGACTACCTGTCCCAGAACAGGAAGAACCTGCTCTCCGGCTATGAGGAGGACGGCATGACACGCATCAGCAATGCAGAGCTTCTGGAACTGGATGTAAAAGTGCTCATTCCCGCTGCTCTTGAAAATCAGATAAACGCAGCCAACGCAGAACGTATCCGGGCAGATATCATCGTGGAAGCCGCCAACGGACCGACTGCCTCTGAAGCCGACGACATTCTGGCCGGAAAAGGCGTCCTTGTCGTACCGGACATTCTGGCAAATGCCGGCGGTGTCGTCGTATCTTACTTCGAGTGGGTACAGAACATCCAGTCTGTGAGCTGGACCGAAGAGACTGTCAACGAAAAGCTTAAGAATATCATGGATCCGGCCTTCGAGGCTGTCTGGGACATTTCCCGCAAAAATAACGGGACGCTGCGCACCGGAGCGTACCTCATTGCCGTGAAACGGGTCGTGGAGGCAAAGAAAGCAAGAGCCATCTGGCCGTAA